A genomic region of Microlunatus sagamiharensis contains the following coding sequences:
- a CDS encoding phosphatidylinositol mannoside acyltransferase: MVSRSEARRRLVRAAYRLGWRHGGRLPEPVVRVLGALAARVVVAREGEHVGRLRTNLSVMSGRPADDRLLRAGIASYVRTFWEVLALPRWSSADVVDRVDLVNGPVVHEAFGTTGAVIALPHSGNWDLAGAWACLSGMPVTSVAEQLGADEFAAFLAFREGLGMEILSHRAPGLVETLVEHVHRGRLVCLMADRNFSGRGVEVDLAGKRVTMPAGPAEVARRSGAALIPTVAHYGGQPLRRGARMRLVLGPVVPAQPGDDGLVAMVQACADFFTAVLSDHAEDWHLLQPFFDLPARVPRDRTTEAAA, from the coding sequence ATGGTCAGCCGGTCTGAGGCCCGGCGGCGGCTGGTCCGCGCCGCGTACCGCCTCGGCTGGCGCCACGGGGGACGGCTGCCCGAGCCCGTCGTCCGCGTGCTCGGGGCTCTGGCTGCCCGGGTCGTCGTGGCCCGCGAGGGCGAGCACGTCGGGCGGCTGCGGACGAACCTCTCGGTGATGTCCGGGCGCCCGGCCGACGACCGGCTGCTGCGCGCGGGGATCGCCTCCTACGTCCGCACGTTCTGGGAGGTGCTCGCGCTGCCGCGCTGGTCGTCCGCCGACGTCGTCGACCGGGTCGACCTCGTCAACGGGCCGGTCGTGCACGAGGCGTTCGGCACGACGGGTGCGGTCATCGCGCTGCCGCACAGCGGCAACTGGGACCTCGCCGGCGCCTGGGCCTGCCTCAGCGGGATGCCGGTGACGAGCGTGGCCGAGCAGCTCGGGGCCGACGAGTTCGCGGCGTTCCTCGCCTTCCGCGAGGGCCTCGGCATGGAGATCCTGTCCCACCGGGCGCCCGGGCTGGTCGAGACGCTCGTCGAGCACGTGCACCGCGGCCGCCTGGTCTGCCTGATGGCCGACCGCAACTTCAGCGGCCGCGGCGTCGAGGTCGACCTCGCCGGCAAGCGCGTGACCATGCCCGCCGGGCCGGCCGAGGTCGCGCGCCGCAGCGGCGCCGCGCTCATCCCGACGGTCGCCCACTACGGCGGGCAGCCGCTGCGCCGCGGTGCCCGGATGCGGCTCGTGCTCGGCCCGGTCGTGCCCGCCCAGCCCGGCGACGACGGCCTCGTGGCGATGGTGCAGGCGTGCGCGGACTTCTTCACCGCCGTCCTGTCCGACCACGCCGAGGACTGGCACCTGCTGCAGCCGTTCTTCGACCTGCCCGCCCGCGTCCCGAGGGACCGCACCACCGAGGCGGCCGCATGA
- a CDS encoding HIT family protein: MEVEGEGTRPGDPDGFQRLWTPHRMVYIGGQDKPRTADAADCPFCTIPQRGDDREALIVHRDELAYVVLNLYPYSPGHLLVCPYRHVADYTDLTTEETHAVARLTQQCMRVVRAASAPDGFNLGLNQGAIAGAGIAAHLHQHVVPRWSGDANFLPVVGQTKALPQLLDQTWQVVTDAWARVAGDA, translated from the coding sequence GTGGAGGTCGAGGGGGAGGGCACGCGGCCCGGCGACCCCGACGGGTTCCAGCGGCTGTGGACGCCGCACCGGATGGTCTACATCGGCGGGCAGGACAAGCCGAGGACGGCCGACGCGGCCGACTGCCCCTTCTGCACCATCCCGCAGCGCGGCGACGACCGCGAGGCGCTGATCGTGCACCGCGACGAGCTGGCCTACGTCGTGCTGAACCTCTACCCCTACTCCCCGGGGCACCTGCTCGTCTGCCCCTACCGCCACGTCGCCGACTACACCGACCTGACGACGGAGGAGACGCACGCCGTCGCCCGGCTGACCCAGCAGTGCATGCGGGTCGTCCGCGCGGCCAGCGCGCCGGACGGCTTCAACCTCGGGCTCAACCAGGGGGCGATCGCCGGCGCCGGCATCGCCGCCCACCTGCACCAGCACGTCGTGCCGCGCTGGTCCGGCGACGCGAACTTCCTGCCCGTCGTCGGCCAGACCAAGGCCCTGCCCCAGCTGCTCGACCAGACGTGGCAGGTCGTCACCGACGCCTGGGCGCGCGTGGCGGGTGACGCCTGA
- a CDS encoding aminotransferase class IV, whose protein sequence is MQLDRDASATDLGLRPTVWVDGHLYADARDARVGATDHGLVVGDGVFEALKVTPAGAFALRRHLDRLERSARAMGLPRPDRGVIATAVDAVLADRSWAHGKVRITWTGGDGPLGSQAAYGVPTLVVAATAAEVPPAGTDVVTAPWRRNEHGALTGVKSTSYGENVRGLAFAREHDCGETVFLNTAGKVCEGTGTNVFCVFGREVVTPPLASGALAGITRELLLEWADVTERDLTLEEALGADEVFLTSSLRDVQLVERWDGYAFTGLGMVTAQLAGVFAERSGADLDP, encoded by the coding sequence ATGCAGCTCGACCGGGACGCGTCCGCCACCGACCTGGGGCTCCGGCCCACCGTCTGGGTCGACGGCCACCTGTACGCCGACGCCCGCGACGCCCGGGTGGGGGCGACCGACCACGGCCTGGTCGTGGGCGACGGCGTCTTCGAGGCTCTGAAGGTGACCCCGGCGGGGGCCTTCGCGCTGCGCCGCCACCTCGACCGCCTGGAGCGCTCGGCGCGGGCGATGGGGCTGCCGCGTCCCGACCGCGGGGTGATCGCCACGGCGGTCGACGCGGTGCTGGCCGACCGCAGCTGGGCCCACGGCAAGGTACGGATCACCTGGACCGGCGGCGACGGGCCGCTCGGCTCGCAGGCCGCGTACGGCGTCCCGACGCTGGTCGTGGCGGCGACCGCCGCCGAGGTGCCGCCGGCGGGCACCGACGTGGTCACCGCACCGTGGCGGCGCAACGAGCACGGCGCGCTGACCGGGGTGAAGTCGACCTCGTACGGCGAGAACGTCCGCGGGCTCGCCTTCGCCCGCGAGCACGACTGCGGCGAGACGGTCTTCCTGAACACCGCGGGGAAGGTCTGCGAGGGCACCGGCACCAACGTCTTCTGCGTCTTCGGCCGTGAGGTCGTCACGCCGCCGCTCGCGTCGGGGGCGCTCGCCGGCATCACCCGCGAGCTGCTGCTCGAGTGGGCCGACGTGACCGAGCGCGACCTGACGCTGGAGGAGGCGCTGGGTGCCGACGAGGTGTTCCTGACCTCGTCGCTGCGCGACGTGCAGCTCGTCGAGCGCTGGGACGGCTACGCCTTCACCGGGCTGGGGATGGTCACCGCCCAGCTCGCCGGCGTCTTCGCCGAGCGCTCGGGCGCCGACCTCGATCCCTGA
- a CDS encoding glycosyltransferase family 4 protein: MSPAPRRPLRVGLVCPYALDVPGGVQAQVLGLAAHLGGAGHDVRVLAPGGLPEDAHGLDPARFASAGAALGVRYNGSVAPVAPGPLALARTRRWVAAQAVDLLHVHEPLAPSTSLHALRAARSPVVATFHTATPRSRALRLAGTALAGAVDRIDAGVAVSPTARAVVAAHLDRDTVVVPNGLDVAAYAPGERVPGRDGPPRLLFLGRTDEPRKGLDVLLAALPALRREHPGLEVLVAGPGRRTLPEGCRALGLVSEDEKRALLHAVDAFVAPHTARESFGIVVLEAMAAGTPVVASDLTPFVDLLGGAADPAGWVFARGDASDLARAASAALGEGRGNRTARAQALAQRFDWSVVGPQLVEVYAGVLAHASAEGAS; encoded by the coding sequence ATGAGCCCCGCCCCGCGCCGCCCGCTGCGCGTCGGGCTGGTCTGCCCGTACGCCCTCGACGTCCCCGGCGGCGTGCAGGCCCAGGTCCTCGGCCTCGCCGCGCACCTCGGGGGCGCCGGCCACGACGTCCGCGTGCTCGCCCCCGGCGGCCTGCCCGAGGACGCGCACGGCCTGGATCCGGCCCGGTTCGCCTCGGCCGGGGCGGCGCTGGGGGTGCGCTACAACGGCTCGGTGGCGCCCGTCGCCCCGGGTCCGCTGGCGCTGGCCCGGACGCGGCGCTGGGTCGCCGCTCAGGCCGTCGACCTGCTCCACGTGCACGAGCCGCTGGCCCCGAGCACCTCGCTGCACGCCCTGCGCGCGGCCCGCTCGCCGGTGGTCGCGACCTTCCACACGGCCACGCCGCGCTCGCGCGCCCTGCGCCTCGCCGGGACGGCGCTGGCCGGGGCGGTCGACCGGATCGACGCCGGGGTCGCCGTCTCGCCCACCGCGCGCGCGGTCGTCGCCGCCCACCTCGACCGGGACACCGTCGTCGTGCCCAACGGGCTGGACGTCGCCGCGTACGCACCGGGGGAGCGGGTGCCGGGGCGCGATGGTCCGCCGCGGCTGCTCTTCCTCGGCCGGACCGACGAGCCGCGCAAGGGCCTCGACGTGCTGCTCGCCGCCCTGCCCGCGCTGCGGCGCGAGCACCCCGGTCTGGAGGTGCTGGTGGCCGGGCCCGGGCGCCGGACCCTGCCGGAGGGCTGCCGCGCCCTCGGGCTGGTCAGCGAGGACGAGAAGCGCGCGCTGCTGCACGCCGTCGACGCCTTCGTGGCCCCGCACACCGCCCGCGAGAGCTTCGGCATCGTCGTGCTCGAGGCGATGGCCGCCGGGACGCCCGTCGTGGCGTCGGACCTGACGCCCTTCGTCGACCTGCTGGGCGGCGCGGCCGACCCGGCGGGCTGGGTCTTCGCCCGGGGCGACGCGTCCGACCTGGCCCGGGCCGCGTCGGCGGCGCTGGGGGAGGGCCGCGGCAATCGCACCGCGCGGGCGCAGGCCCTGGCGCAGCGGTTCGACTGGTCGGTCGTCGGCCCGCAGCTCGTCGAGGTCTACGCCGGGGTGCTGGCCCACGCGAGCGCCGAGGGCGCCTCGTGA
- the pgsA gene encoding phosphatidylinositol phosphate synthase — translation MLERFRSLSGLVLGPVVRFLIRRGVSPDVVTVAGTIGVVLGALVCFPQGWLWQGVLVVTVFVVSDMIDGLMAKTTGTASAWGAFLDSTSDRLGDAAVFGGLLLFFAYREDSTLWAAVALAGLVFGQWTSYVKARAESLGFTCGGGLAARADRLVIVLVGAFLAGLGVPYVLEAAMALLAVTSMITVFQRIEQVRRQAKGRRGSSSSSAPHGQPV, via the coding sequence ATGCTCGAACGCTTCCGCTCGCTCTCCGGGCTCGTGCTCGGCCCGGTCGTGCGCTTCCTGATCCGTCGCGGCGTGTCGCCCGACGTGGTCACCGTGGCCGGCACGATCGGCGTCGTCCTCGGCGCGCTGGTGTGCTTCCCGCAGGGCTGGCTGTGGCAGGGCGTGCTCGTCGTCACCGTCTTCGTCGTCTCCGACATGATCGACGGGCTGATGGCCAAGACCACCGGCACGGCGTCGGCGTGGGGCGCCTTCCTCGACTCGACGTCGGACCGCCTCGGCGACGCCGCGGTGTTCGGCGGTCTCCTGCTCTTCTTCGCCTACCGCGAGGACTCGACGCTGTGGGCCGCCGTCGCCCTGGCCGGGCTGGTCTTCGGGCAGTGGACCTCGTACGTCAAGGCGCGGGCCGAGAGCCTGGGCTTCACCTGCGGCGGCGGGCTCGCCGCCCGCGCTGACCGGCTGGTCATCGTGCTGGTCGGCGCGTTCCTGGCGGGCCTCGGCGTGCCGTACGTCCTCGAGGCCGCGATGGCGCTGCTCGCCGTCACGAGCATGATCACCGTGTTCCAGCGCATCGAGCAGGTGCGCCGCCAGGCGAAGGGCCGCCGCGGCAGCTCCTCGTCGTCGGCACCGCATGGTCAGCCGGTCTGA
- a CDS encoding MmcQ/YjbR family DNA-binding protein, whose amino-acid sequence MADGTRSDPRADPWLEHCLALPGAWRDEPWDGQVVAKVGPKIFAFLSGLQPAVLGAPRAIGLKCGDREAADLWLERYPGSVTVLPYIGRWGWNAFTLDGSVPDDDVAELVERSYEIVVASLPRRLRPPGTA is encoded by the coding sequence ATGGCCGACGGCACCCGGTCCGACCCGCGGGCGGACCCGTGGCTCGAGCACTGCCTCGCGCTGCCGGGCGCCTGGCGCGACGAGCCCTGGGACGGGCAGGTGGTGGCCAAGGTCGGGCCGAAGATCTTCGCCTTCCTGAGCGGGCTCCAGCCGGCGGTGCTCGGGGCGCCGCGGGCGATCGGGCTCAAGTGCGGCGACCGCGAGGCCGCGGACCTGTGGCTGGAGCGCTACCCGGGCTCGGTCACGGTGCTGCCTTACATCGGCCGCTGGGGCTGGAACGCGTTCACCCTCGACGGCTCCGTGCCCGACGACGACGTCGCCGAGCTGGTGGAGCGCTCGTACGAGATCGTGGTCGCGTCGCTGCCGCGGCGGCTGCGTCCGCCGGGCACGGCCTGA
- a CDS encoding small basic family protein: protein MIPLIGLVVGIVLGLLLEPTLPTVLQPYLPIAIVAALDALFGAFRAYLEGTFTDRVFVVSFVSNVLIAALIVWVGDQIGVGSQLSTGVVVVLGIRIFTNVAAIRRVLFHA, encoded by the coding sequence GTGATCCCGCTGATCGGCCTCGTGGTCGGCATCGTGCTCGGGCTGCTGCTGGAGCCCACGCTGCCGACCGTGCTCCAGCCCTACCTCCCGATCGCCATCGTCGCGGCCCTGGACGCCCTGTTCGGCGCGTTCCGCGCCTACCTCGAGGGCACCTTCACCGACCGGGTCTTCGTCGTGTCCTTCGTCAGCAACGTCCTCATCGCCGCCCTGATCGTGTGGGTCGGCGACCAGATCGGGGTGGGTTCGCAGCTCTCGACCGGCGTCGTGGTCGTGCTCGGCATCCGGATCTTCACCAACGTGGCCGCGATCCGACGGGTGCTCTTCCATGCGTGA
- the thrS gene encoding threonine--tRNA ligase, which translates to MTTETEHVETGLDRFGDDRTVVAMRVDGELQDLGREIADGAAVEPVAIGSPDGLAILRHSAAHVAAQAVQSLHADAKLGIGPPITDGFYYDFDLAEPFTPEALKEVEKAMQRIVKERQRFRRREVSDEQAASELADEPYKLELIRDKGSAADPVGHVGEGDGSGDASSVEVGAGQLTIYDNLKRDGSVAWFDLCRGPHVPHTGYIPAFSVTRSSAAYWRGDQANAQLQRVYGTAWPSRDELKAYEFRLAEAARRDHRKLGAELDLFSFPDELGSGLPVFHPKGGVIKREMEDYVRRRHIEEGFDYVGTPHISKEGLFHTSGHLPYYKDTMFPPMELEGSSYYLKAMNCPMHNLIFRGRGRSYRELPLRFFEFGSVYRYERSGVVHGLTRVRGLTQDDSHSYVTPEQAPGEIQHLLDFVLGLLRDFGLDDYYLELSTRGDSDKFIGSDEEWAVATKVLEDVAVASGVTLVPDPGGAAFYGPKISVQARDAIGRSWQMSTIQYDFNQPARFGLEYQAADGTRQQPVMIHSAKFGSIERFIGVLVEHYAGAFPPWLAPVQVVGIPVAGDYAPYLAEVADRLASAGIRVEVDDSDDRMQKKIRNAQKQKVPFMLIAGADDVEAGAVSFRYRDGTQKNGVPVEEAVREITGAVAARVQV; encoded by the coding sequence GTGACGACGGAGACCGAGCACGTGGAGACGGGGCTGGACCGCTTCGGCGACGACCGCACGGTGGTGGCGATGCGCGTCGACGGCGAGCTGCAGGACCTCGGCCGGGAGATCGCCGACGGCGCCGCGGTGGAGCCGGTGGCCATCGGCAGCCCCGACGGCCTCGCGATCCTGCGGCACTCGGCGGCCCACGTCGCCGCCCAGGCCGTGCAGAGCCTGCACGCGGACGCGAAGCTGGGCATCGGCCCGCCGATCACCGACGGCTTCTACTACGACTTCGACCTGGCCGAGCCCTTCACGCCGGAGGCGCTCAAGGAGGTCGAGAAGGCGATGCAGCGCATCGTCAAGGAGCGCCAGCGCTTCCGCCGCCGCGAGGTCAGCGACGAGCAGGCCGCCAGCGAGCTGGCCGACGAGCCGTACAAGCTCGAGCTGATCCGCGACAAGGGCAGCGCCGCCGACCCGGTCGGGCACGTGGGCGAGGGTGACGGTTCCGGGGACGCGTCCTCGGTCGAGGTCGGCGCCGGCCAGCTGACGATCTACGACAACCTCAAGCGCGACGGCTCGGTGGCGTGGTTCGACCTGTGCCGGGGCCCGCACGTCCCGCACACGGGCTACATCCCGGCCTTCTCGGTGACGCGCAGCTCGGCGGCCTACTGGCGCGGCGACCAGGCCAACGCCCAGCTCCAGCGCGTCTACGGAACGGCCTGGCCGAGCCGCGACGAGCTCAAGGCGTACGAGTTCCGGCTGGCCGAGGCGGCGCGGCGCGACCACCGCAAGCTCGGCGCCGAGCTGGACCTCTTCTCCTTCCCCGACGAGCTGGGCTCCGGCCTGCCGGTGTTCCACCCCAAGGGCGGTGTGATCAAGCGCGAGATGGAGGACTACGTCCGCCGGCGCCACATCGAGGAGGGGTTCGACTACGTCGGGACGCCGCACATCAGCAAGGAGGGGCTGTTCCACACGTCGGGCCACCTGCCCTACTACAAGGACACGATGTTCCCGCCGATGGAGCTCGAGGGGTCGAGCTACTACCTCAAGGCGATGAACTGCCCCATGCACAACCTGATCTTCCGGGGCCGGGGCCGCTCCTACCGCGAGCTGCCGCTGCGGTTCTTCGAGTTCGGCTCGGTCTACCGCTACGAGCGCTCCGGCGTCGTGCACGGCCTGACGCGGGTGCGCGGGCTGACGCAGGACGACAGCCACTCGTACGTGACGCCGGAGCAGGCGCCCGGTGAGATCCAGCACCTGCTCGACTTCGTGCTCGGGCTGCTGCGCGACTTCGGCCTGGACGACTACTACCTCGAGCTGTCGACGCGCGGCGACTCGGACAAGTTCATCGGCTCCGACGAGGAGTGGGCGGTCGCCACGAAGGTGCTCGAGGACGTCGCGGTCGCCTCGGGCGTGACGCTCGTGCCCGACCCCGGCGGCGCCGCGTTCTACGGCCCGAAGATCTCGGTGCAGGCCCGCGACGCCATCGGGCGCAGCTGGCAGATGTCGACGATCCAGTACGACTTCAACCAGCCGGCGCGCTTCGGCCTGGAGTACCAGGCCGCCGACGGCACCCGCCAGCAGCCGGTGATGATCCACTCGGCCAAGTTCGGCTCGATCGAGCGGTTCATCGGCGTCCTCGTCGAGCACTACGCCGGCGCCTTCCCGCCCTGGCTCGCGCCCGTCCAGGTCGTCGGCATCCCGGTGGCGGGGGACTACGCGCCCTACCTCGCCGAGGTCGCCGACCGGCTGGCGAGCGCCGGGATCCGCGTCGAGGTCGACGACAGCGACGACCGCATGCAGAAGAAGATCCGCAACGCCCAGAAGCAGAAGGTCCCCTTCATGCTCATCGCCGGGGCGGACGACGTCGAGGCGGGCGCGGTGTCGTTCCGCTACCGCGACGGCACGCAGAAGAACGGCGTGCCGGTGGAGGAGGCGGTCCGCGAGATCACCGGCGCGGTCGCCGCGCGCGTCCAGGTCTGA
- a CDS encoding DUF881 domain-containing protein, whose protein sequence is MSAPGSAVRGAGRRPDASMDLLNQILREPVDPDYARVAGAADGPDAPVRPPARGRWAAALVLVLAGTLFAVAALQTDRTAPVAATERTELLTRIGDAETQQDALRLQVDDLNHQIDQLRSVALGDDDASRALEAEIDRLGPAVGQAPVTGPGVVIVVDDASGGADDARDQVLDLDLQVLANGLWASGAEAVAINGHRLSSLTAIRGAGDAITVDYRSLTRPYRVEAIGDPRTLQGRLAESAAGAWWNDLSQNRDMTYTTSDADRLVLDSDPGITLRYAQYGEGVQRR, encoded by the coding sequence GTGAGCGCCCCCGGCTCCGCGGTCCGGGGTGCCGGGCGGCGTCCCGACGCGAGCATGGATCTGCTCAACCAGATCCTCCGCGAGCCGGTCGACCCCGACTACGCCCGGGTGGCGGGTGCCGCGGACGGTCCCGACGCCCCGGTACGCCCGCCGGCCCGCGGACGGTGGGCGGCCGCGCTGGTCCTGGTCCTCGCCGGCACGCTGTTCGCCGTCGCCGCCCTGCAGACCGACCGGACCGCGCCGGTCGCCGCGACCGAGCGCACCGAGCTGCTCACCCGCATCGGCGACGCCGAGACGCAGCAGGACGCGCTGCGGCTGCAGGTCGACGACCTCAACCACCAGATCGACCAGCTCCGCTCGGTCGCCCTGGGCGACGACGACGCCAGCCGCGCCCTCGAGGCCGAGATCGACCGCCTCGGCCCGGCCGTGGGTCAGGCGCCGGTCACGGGGCCGGGCGTCGTCATCGTCGTCGACGACGCCTCGGGCGGGGCCGACGACGCCCGTGACCAGGTCCTCGACCTCGACCTGCAGGTCCTGGCCAACGGGCTGTGGGCCTCCGGCGCCGAGGCCGTGGCCATCAACGGCCACCGCCTGTCGTCCCTCACCGCCATCCGCGGGGCCGGCGACGCGATCACCGTCGACTACCGCTCGCTCACGCGTCCGTACCGGGTCGAGGCCATCGGCGACCCGCGTACGCTGCAGGGCCGGCTCGCCGAGTCGGCCGCCGGCGCCTGGTGGAACGACCTCTCCCAGAACCGCGACATGACCTACACGACCTCCGACGCCGACCGCCTGGTGCTCGACTCCGACCCGGGCATCACGCTGCGCTACGCGCAGTACGGAGAGGGGGTGCAGCGCCGGTGA
- a CDS encoding DNA methyltransferase — MPARTALEHNFPAVLISAAAQRESWRKELHRPATHTHKWWAQRLGSVFRGILTAAVTETAEQAGDAYAGPTRLDGLTVFDCFAGSGTTLVEAVKLGARAVGRDINPVAALVQRQALARWDEGLLTTAFKQVAAACQDEIERVHRSAAGEHVLYYFWVLHVACRECGDDVELFSSYVFAKHAYPARRPLAQAVCATCHDVVAVNPAEQSGFTCANGHEHATFDGPVNGRKMMCGSGHTSAVVDALDALDGHPPDASMYAKLVLTADGAREYRPIDDFDRALYEQTARLHEEHAGDLVSPVGHLESGYNTTMPLRWGYRRWEQFFNARQLYCLGLLGAAVRDLDESAEREALATLFSGTLEFNNLFCSYKGEGTGAVRHMFKHHVLQPQRTPLEAHPWGVASSSGSFSALFETRLLRAQRYKQRPDDLVSDAAGTVRRRDGLSAELDVDVVSSWAELANAARPAAYVVAGDSASTDLPDASVALIVTDPPYMDNVHYSELADFFHAWLVGVRPYPGYPQLATTRQDGEVQAVAADAFESAIRAVWVECARVLADDGLLAFTFHHARETGWTSLMSALRAAGLVVTAIQPVKAEMSSSAVKSAALVPSNLDSIVVCRKADRASSSAAVGQADVAAAGDVAVQRLLALARSGIDVSANDVGSVVRGSVLALQTRPGCPITMSELQELASAAVATATADLAASVGLRPTPVAPAGPTGP; from the coding sequence GTGCCCGCTCGGACTGCGCTGGAGCACAACTTCCCGGCGGTGCTGATCAGCGCGGCCGCGCAGCGGGAGTCGTGGCGCAAGGAGCTGCACCGACCGGCGACGCACACCCACAAGTGGTGGGCCCAGAGGCTCGGGTCGGTGTTCCGCGGCATCCTGACCGCCGCCGTCACCGAGACGGCGGAGCAGGCGGGCGACGCGTACGCGGGCCCGACGCGGCTCGACGGGCTGACCGTGTTCGACTGCTTCGCCGGCTCAGGCACGACCCTGGTCGAAGCGGTGAAGCTCGGCGCCCGCGCCGTGGGACGCGACATCAACCCGGTCGCCGCGCTCGTGCAGCGTCAGGCGCTGGCCCGTTGGGACGAGGGCCTGCTCACGACCGCGTTCAAGCAGGTCGCCGCTGCCTGCCAGGACGAGATCGAGCGCGTCCACCGCAGCGCAGCCGGAGAGCACGTCCTCTACTACTTCTGGGTCCTGCACGTCGCGTGCCGGGAGTGCGGGGACGACGTCGAGCTGTTCTCCTCCTACGTGTTCGCCAAGCACGCCTACCCGGCCAGACGTCCGCTCGCGCAGGCGGTCTGCGCCACCTGCCACGACGTCGTCGCCGTCAACCCGGCCGAGCAGTCGGGCTTCACGTGCGCGAACGGTCACGAGCACGCGACGTTCGACGGCCCGGTCAACGGGCGCAAGATGATGTGCGGCAGTGGTCACACGTCGGCCGTCGTCGACGCTCTCGACGCTCTCGACGGGCACCCGCCGGACGCCTCGATGTACGCAAAGCTCGTCCTGACCGCTGACGGGGCTCGCGAGTACCGCCCGATCGACGACTTCGACCGCGCGCTGTACGAGCAGACCGCGCGCCTGCACGAGGAGCACGCGGGCGACCTCGTGTCCCCGGTCGGGCATCTCGAGTCCGGCTACAACACGACGATGCCGCTCCGGTGGGGTTACCGGCGCTGGGAGCAGTTCTTCAACGCCCGACAGCTGTACTGCCTCGGCCTGCTCGGCGCCGCGGTCCGCGACCTCGACGAGTCAGCCGAACGGGAGGCGCTCGCCACCCTGTTCAGCGGGACCCTCGAGTTCAACAACCTGTTCTGCTCCTACAAGGGCGAAGGCACCGGAGCGGTACGGCACATGTTCAAGCACCACGTCCTGCAGCCGCAGCGAACCCCGCTCGAGGCGCACCCGTGGGGCGTGGCCAGCTCCAGCGGGTCATTCTCCGCGCTGTTTGAGACCAGGCTGCTGCGCGCCCAGCGGTACAAGCAGCGCCCGGACGACCTGGTGTCCGACGCGGCCGGAACCGTCCGACGCCGCGACGGGCTGTCCGCCGAGCTCGACGTCGACGTCGTCAGTTCGTGGGCCGAGCTGGCCAACGCCGCGCGACCGGCCGCGTATGTCGTTGCGGGCGACTCCGCCTCGACTGACCTGCCCGACGCCAGCGTCGCACTGATCGTGACCGACCCGCCGTACATGGACAACGTCCACTACTCCGAGCTCGCTGACTTCTTCCACGCCTGGCTCGTCGGCGTGCGGCCATACCCCGGGTACCCGCAGCTCGCGACGACCCGCCAGGACGGCGAGGTGCAGGCGGTAGCGGCGGACGCCTTCGAGTCGGCGATCCGTGCCGTGTGGGTCGAGTGCGCCCGCGTCCTGGCCGACGACGGCCTGCTCGCGTTCACGTTCCATCACGCCCGCGAGACGGGATGGACGTCGCTGATGTCGGCGCTGCGTGCGGCCGGGCTCGTCGTCACCGCCATCCAGCCAGTCAAGGCGGAGATGTCGAGCTCGGCGGTGAAGTCGGCAGCACTGGTCCCCTCGAACCTGGACTCGATCGTCGTGTGCCGCAAGGCCGACCGCGCTAGCAGCTCGGCAGCAGTGGGGCAGGCGGACGTGGCCGCGGCAGGCGACGTCGCCGTGCAGCGGCTGCTCGCCCTCGCCCGTAGCGGAATCGACGTCAGCGCCAACGACGTCGGCAGCGTCGTCCGCGGCAGCGTTCTCGCCCTGCAGACCCGTCCCGGTTGCCCGATCACGATGTCCGAGCTTCAGGAGCTGGCGTCCGCGGCTGTCGCGACAGCCACAGCCGATCTCGCCGCATCCGTCGGCCTCCGCCCGACCCCAGTGGCACCAGCGGGCCCGACAGGGCCATAA